Part of the Anopheles coluzzii chromosome 3, AcolN3, whole genome shotgun sequence genome is shown below.
GGGCGGCAGCGCAGCGTCTTGcacacaaactcaacatccTCCCGCTCGATGTccttcaccaccatcaccttgATTTTGTCCAGGAAGTGTTGGGCCAGATCGGACACGGCATCGCGCAGGATGGACTTTTGCACCAGCAGTACATTGCAGCCCGACTTCTTGATCTGCTTCACAATGTTCAGGATGTAGGCACGTTCCTCCTTCAGCACACGGTCCATCGCGGCGTAGTCGGACACAATCACGCTGTGATCCATCTGttgaaaaaagggggaaatgtGTGATTAATCTTCCTATCCCACCAAAACATTTCACACGCTGCTCCTCCACCTACATCGGTCTTCGGGGCGGAGATGCAGAACTGAATCAGCCCAATCTTTGCCTTCTCCAGACGCTTCGGCCCATTGATGCCGGACGAGCGCTGCGTGAACACGAGCCCATCGATCAGCTCCGTATCCTCGATGGTACCGCCCAGGCTGCGGATGAGTTTGATGTTCTTCAAGTCGACCGAACCCTGCTCGTGCGATTCCGTCACCTTCAGCACGGCGTCGACCGCGATCGGGGCCAGCATGCTGCTGTGCTGCGACACCACCTTCGAGTTCAGCGACGTCGATGCGCTCTTGATCAGCGTTTCGCGATCGTTCAGCTCCACCGGGCGGGACATTTCCGTCAGGATCTCCACCGCCTTGGCCGAGCAGCGCTGGAACGCTTCCGAGATGGCGGTCGGGTGAATGCCCATCTGCAGCAACTTTTCGACCGCTTCCAGCAGCGCTCCGGCAACAACGACCACGGAGGTGGTGCCGTCCCCGGCCTCCACGTCCTGTGCGCGGGACAGCTCGACCAGCATTTTGGCGGCCGGGTGGATGACGTTCATCTGTTTCAGAATCGTGGCTCCATCGTTTGTGATCGTTACCTCGCCGTTGGATGCTTGGatctgtgtgtgggtgggcGAAATAGAGGGGGAAGGGGACACAATCAATATGTTGCTCGCTTGTCTCAATTATATGGGATTAATTACTCACCATTTTGTCCATGCCACGCGGTCCCAAGCTGGTACGGATAGCATCAGAAACGGCTGTGGAAGAGAAAATGCAAAGAAAATTAACGGTATGTGGAAGGAGCACCGGCGACGAACGGCAGAAGAACATCATATGACTCACAACATTGAGGTTATGTTGCCGAAACAACAGTAAATTTGTCGATGAAAGGGAGTTGTATTGTGATGGAATTAGCAAGATTTTGACTAAGAAACGACGAATAATCGTGTGGGAAAGAAAATACCATTGCAGTTGATTTATAAGATCCTTGTAATTTATAGTATGTGCTAATATTAAGCCACAAAGAAGAAAGACAAGGGATGTTCTCCTATGATAGGAAGTAGGCGAAGATGTTAGAATGACTTTAAGGGAAAGAGCTGCTTGGCTCCATTTCTTGTAAACTGATTCTGATTGAACATTTCTCTCCATGAAACACGTGAGCCGGTCTACCATTTGCATAGGCACAAAGCCCCTTTGCCGAAGCGAGATGCCCCCTTGTTCATCATTTTACACCCACCTTTGGCAGCATTGATGTTGCTCAGACGGATGTCAGCCGGTTTGCTTTTGTCCTTGTACGCCTGTCCCTGCACCTTCTTGGCGACCATATTCGGCTTCACGACCATCTTGGGGCGGTTAATTTGCTGCTTTCGTGCGAATCAGTACGCAAAACGCGAGAATTCTGTGATTAATTCACCGATTTTACTGCTGCACACCCGACGACAGACGATACAACCGACTCGGAACGCGTGCGGAACAAAAATCTTCGTTCCGTTTTCCGTGCCGTTCCCATAAACGAACGGCCTGTCATCGGAGCAGCCCCGCGAGAGTGACAGTTCGGATTGGAGGAAATGTTTGAAATGCTACAATTGATGCAGAAATGCACTCCATGTAAtgcaaaaagcaaataaaaattataacaaatcacataaaacattaaaatgtgaaaaatatgTCCAATCTTCTGATTAATTTTGAACTTTTTCTTTGGGCATTTTTTATAGCAAATCTCAAATGTCACTCTCCGATCTGTCATAACAAATCGAGGACGCCTGTCCGGCCGGATCAAAGGCAGCGAAAACATTTTGCTTTTAGCTGAAAAAACACAATCCTTCGTAAAAGTGTAGTAATTTAAGGAAAAATCATCTAAAATGAATACATCGGCAGTGAAGCGCCCTTCGGACGCGTTGGTTCCGGTGGTAAATCCGAAGAAATCACGCACAGACATCGTGGCCTACACGGCCAAAGATAAACAACTTCTCGAGCAGGTAAAGCTCCCTTTTCGATGTTTTCATACACAGAAACACAATTTTCTAATCTTCTGTTTTACTTCCCCAACCCTAGAATGTGGAGCGAACATCCGGTCTGTTGGGACCTATCATGCTGCTGGAGGGACACGGTGGGGAGATTTTTTCCACAGAATTCCACCCGGAAGGGGAGCATCTCCTGTCGACCGGATTCGATCGACAGATTTGTAAGCGATTACTCCTGCTGTAATGATCGATTGCTTTGAATTAACACTTCTACATTCCCTACAGTCCTGTGGAAGGTGTACGATGAGTGCGAAAACGTGGGAGTGCTGAGCGGCCACTCCGGAGCCGTAATGGAGGCACACTTTTCACCGGACGGGTCGA
Proteins encoded:
- the LOC120955501 gene encoding T-complex protein 1 subunit delta yields the protein MVVKPNMVAKKVQGQAYKDKSKPADIRLSNINAAKAVSDAIRTSLGPRGMDKMIQASNGEVTITNDGATILKQMNVIHPAAKMLVELSRAQDVEAGDGTTSVVVVAGALLEAVEKLLQMGIHPTAISEAFQRCSAKAVEILTEMSRPVELNDRETLIKSASTSLNSKVVSQHSSMLAPIAVDAVLKVTESHEQGSVDLKNIKLIRSLGGTIEDTELIDGLVFTQRSSGINGPKRLEKAKIGLIQFCISAPKTDMDHSVIVSDYAAMDRVLKEERAYILNIVKQIKKSGCNVLLVQKSILRDAVSDLAQHFLDKIKVMVVKDIEREDVEFVCKTLRCRPIASLDHFVAENLVNADLVEEVASGTTKFVKVTGIQNMGQTVSIVVRGSNKLVLEEADRSLHDALCVVRCLVKKRALIAGGGAPEIEMALQLSAYAQTLQGVDAYCFRAFANALEVIPSTLAENAGLNPIATVTELRNRHAQGEKNAGINVRKGAITDILAENVVQPLLVSTSSITFASETVRSILKIDDIVNTMQ